One stretch of Tepiditoga spiralis DNA includes these proteins:
- a CDS encoding purine-nucleoside phosphorylase, producing MSIVEYKERVKKSVDFINEKIGKKPEVAIVLGTGLHLISESLKNPIHIPYSEIPEFPISTAPGHKGELIFGEISGKFVMLMNGRFHYYEGYTMKEVTFPIRVMQELDVKTLIVTNAAGGMNPNFSRGVPCIITDHINFFGDNPLIGQNNDEWGPRFPDMSEVYTKSLIEETLRSAKKLEIPVFTGVYLGITGPTFETPSELRMMRNFGADLVGMSTVPEVIVARHAGMNVLGISAVTDMAIAEGLEPVTEDEVIKIAEQTGLNMAKIIIDVLERI from the coding sequence ATGAGTATAGTTGAATACAAAGAAAGAGTAAAAAAATCAGTTGATTTTATAAATGAAAAAATAGGTAAAAAACCTGAAGTTGCAATAGTTTTAGGGACTGGATTGCACCTTATTTCAGAAAGTTTAAAAAATCCAATTCACATACCTTATTCTGAAATACCAGAATTTCCAATTTCAACTGCTCCAGGGCACAAAGGAGAATTAATTTTTGGGGAAATTTCTGGAAAGTTTGTTATGTTAATGAATGGTAGATTCCATTATTATGAAGGTTATACAATGAAAGAAGTTACTTTCCCAATTAGGGTTATGCAAGAGTTAGATGTAAAAACATTAATTGTTACTAATGCTGCTGGTGGAATGAATCCTAATTTTAGTAGAGGTGTTCCTTGTATAATAACAGATCATATAAATTTCTTTGGCGATAATCCTTTAATAGGTCAAAATAATGATGAATGGGGACCAAGATTTCCAGATATGTCTGAGGTTTATACAAAATCATTAATAGAGGAAACTTTAAGATCAGCAAAAAAATTAGAAATACCTGTGTTTACAGGTGTGTATCTTGGTATTACAGGACCTACTTTTGAGACACCATCGGAATTAAGAATGATGAGAAACTTTGGAGCTGATCTTGTTGGTATGTCTACTGTTCCTGAAGTAATAGTTGCTAGACATGCTGGTATGAATGTTTTAGGTATTTCAGCTGTAACAGATATGGCAATAGCTGAAGGACTTGAACCAGTTACAGAAGATGAGGTTATAAAAATAGCAGAACAAACAGGTTTGAATATGGCTAAAATAATAATAGATGTTTTGGAAAGAATTTAA
- a CDS encoding lytic transglycosylase domain-containing protein translates to MKKNFLLFIIVIIFSIVHFSFDYLTLFKSPGLSFSYSYFNNNEINFSFRYGGKYKIMNSSELLKKVWSQDRTLIGGQMKVESSNYTHAISPSKAMGLFQIKYPTGNDIYVLNLFEPYDNLKGALEYHGYLRKLFDNEKKQIAAYHEGPGTIKNNGMTKNGELYYNKVKLAQKEYKNSPVFSPLILDFNGKMYGKNIEYNLDLSLAYEKIEIYFGNSGNIEKTNNNIIFKNNGINFSIVYCPTTILSFGFGNNYGLIRLGLPWQNFIIKYLNSPEFTYYYGDQYFYFLNIKDKNIKIGVGLNVYNLKFSLNYNLSGVYGLQIGLRGAS, encoded by the coding sequence ATGAAAAAAAATTTTTTACTATTTATTATTGTTATTATTTTTAGCATAGTTCATTTTTCATTTGATTATTTAACATTGTTTAAATCACCAGGTTTATCATTTTCCTATTCATATTTTAATAATAATGAAATTAACTTTTCTTTTAGATATGGTGGAAAGTATAAAATTATGAATAGTTCTGAATTGTTAAAAAAAGTATGGTCTCAAGATAGAACATTAATTGGTGGACAAATGAAAGTTGAGTCTTCAAACTATACTCATGCTATTTCTCCATCAAAAGCAATGGGATTATTTCAAATAAAGTATCCTACTGGGAATGATATTTATGTTTTGAATTTATTTGAACCATATGATAATTTAAAAGGCGCTCTTGAATATCATGGATACTTAAGAAAATTGTTTGATAATGAAAAAAAACAAATTGCAGCTTATCATGAAGGACCTGGAACTATAAAAAATAATGGTATGACAAAAAATGGAGAATTATACTATAATAAAGTAAAATTAGCTCAAAAAGAGTATAAAAATTCACCTGTTTTTTCACCATTAATATTAGACTTTAATGGTAAAATGTATGGTAAAAACATTGAATACAATTTAGATTTATCATTAGCTTATGAAAAGATAGAAATTTATTTTGGAAATTCAGGAAATATAGAAAAAACAAATAATAATATTATTTTTAAAAATAATGGTATAAATTTTTCAATTGTATATTGTCCTACTACAATACTTTCGTTTGGGTTTGGAAATAATTATGGATTAATTAGATTGGGACTCCCATGGCAAAATTTTATAATTAAGTATTTAAATAGTCCAGAATTTACATATTATTATGGAGATCAGTATTTTTATTTTTTAAATATAAAAGATAAAAATATTAAAATAGGTGTTGGACTTAATGTTTATAATTTAAAATTTAGTCTTAATTATAATTTAAGTGGAGTGTATGGTCTTCAAATTGGACTGAGAGGTGCTTCATAA
- a CDS encoding carbohydrate ABC transporter permease: protein MGIPAEWTILIVTLSIAFLLFLTQKVSKKVLSRGKYRKVKESTEAYLYLLPSMVVLAIFVFWPVIYSFILSFYKWDFQNQANPIFIGLKNYTKLFTLKHSIDISFNTAFFNTLLVLMTYIFLMHWIFDIKKIKENTYRKMIISMSLLGIIGVFLSNLLFIAAVIISLIMVFLYTYLSAKKFAYNTNDKLMGRLILFAIVYTISVKIGVVEIINFLNAAKEESDFIKSIWNTSYYVLLSTPITIFLALLIALLLNRKLFGKTVFRTIYFIPFVTSVVAVSLVWQWIFNDNGLLNYILGFFGLQKTLWLKDAKYTIPTVAIISIWKLVGYYSVIFLSGLQNIDKSYYEAAEVDGANTWHQFKFITWPLLSPTTFFILIVSMIGAFKVFSEIFVLYSGMPGPYNNSGLTVVYYIYDKFYSEQRMGEASAAAYVLFGIILMFTFIQIKAGKNKVHYDN from the coding sequence ATGGGGATTCCTGCAGAATGGACTATATTAATAGTCACTTTATCTATTGCGTTTTTACTTTTTTTAACGCAAAAGGTATCAAAAAAAGTTTTGAGTAGAGGAAAGTATAGAAAAGTTAAAGAAAGTACAGAAGCATATTTATATCTTTTGCCTTCTATGGTTGTTTTAGCTATATTTGTATTTTGGCCTGTAATTTATTCTTTTATTTTAAGTTTTTATAAATGGGATTTTCAAAATCAGGCAAATCCTATTTTTATAGGATTAAAAAATTATACGAAGCTTTTTACTTTAAAACATAGTATTGATATAAGTTTTAATACAGCTTTTTTTAATACACTATTGGTTTTAATGACTTATATATTTTTGATGCATTGGATTTTTGATATAAAAAAAATAAAAGAAAATACATATAGAAAAATGATAATTTCTATGTCGTTATTAGGAATTATAGGTGTTTTTTTAAGTAATTTATTATTTATAGCTGCTGTTATTATTTCTTTAATTATGGTATTTTTATATACATATCTTTCAGCAAAAAAATTTGCATATAATACAAATGATAAACTTATGGGAAGATTAATACTTTTTGCAATAGTTTATACAATTTCTGTAAAAATAGGTGTTGTTGAGATAATTAATTTTTTAAATGCAGCTAAAGAAGAATCTGATTTTATAAAATCTATTTGGAATACTTCATATTATGTTTTGCTATCTACTCCTATAACAATATTTTTAGCTCTATTAATTGCACTTTTGTTGAATAGAAAACTATTTGGCAAAACAGTTTTTAGAACTATTTATTTTATTCCTTTTGTAACAAGTGTTGTAGCAGTATCTCTTGTTTGGCAATGGATATTTAATGATAATGGTTTATTAAATTATATTTTAGGATTTTTTGGATTACAAAAAACCTTATGGCTAAAAGATGCTAAGTATACAATTCCGACTGTTGCAATAATATCAATATGGAAATTAGTTGGATATTATTCGGTTATATTTCTCTCAGGTCTTCAAAATATTGATAAATCATATTATGAAGCTGCAGAAGTTGATGGGGCAAACACATGGCATCAATTTAAATTTATTACTTGGCCGTTATTATCCCCAACCACATTTTTTATATTGATTGTATCTATGATAGGTGCTTTTAAGGTTTTTTCAGAAATTTTTGTTTTATATTCGGGAATGCCTGGTCCTTACAACAATAGTGGACTTACTGTCGTGTACTATATCTATGATAAATTTTATAGTGAACAAAGAATGGGAGAAGCCAGTGCTGCTGCATATGTACTGTTTGGTATAATTCTTATGTTTACATTTATACAGATAAAGGCCGGCAAAAATAAAGTTCATTATGATAATTGA
- the hpt gene encoding hypoxanthine phosphoribosyltransferase, whose amino-acid sequence MDIENIKVLISEEELDNKIRELGKNITQHYKPMTDEIVAICVLKGSINFFSDLVKRIDMNVFYNFIQVSSYSGTNTTGKIKVKSWLEESLEGKHVLIVEDIVDTGNTLKYVIKYIERQKPASIEVASIVVKDVHEHGIDVKFPGFTIGDYFIIGYGLDYDQSYRNIPFIGYVE is encoded by the coding sequence ATGGATATTGAAAATATTAAAGTTTTAATTTCGGAAGAAGAATTAGATAATAAAATAAGAGAGCTTGGAAAAAATATTACACAACATTATAAACCAATGACAGATGAAATAGTTGCCATTTGTGTTTTAAAGGGATCAATAAATTTTTTTAGTGATTTAGTAAAGAGAATAGATATGAATGTTTTTTATAATTTTATACAAGTTTCTAGTTATTCAGGAACAAACACAACAGGTAAAATAAAGGTTAAAAGTTGGTTAGAAGAATCTTTAGAAGGAAAACATGTTTTAATAGTTGAAGATATTGTTGACACAGGAAATACATTAAAATATGTTATTAAATATATTGAAAGGCAAAAACCAGCTTCAATTGAAGTTGCTTCAATAGTAGTAAAAGATGTTCATGAACATGGTATTGATGTGAAATTTCCTGGTTTTACTATAGGAGATTACTTTATTATAGGTTATGGCCTTGATTATGATCAAAGTTATAGAAATATACCATTTATTGGATACGTAGAATAA
- the fliF gene encoding flagellar basal-body MS-ring/collar protein FliF, with protein MQDFINNFLEWWKNLNKKNKVIYSLTISVSIIIIIILFFIISAPKYKFLISGVSETSSGSIIQKLEELNIPYKVTSGGSIYVAKTDPNALRMKLATNGSLGGSVKGYELLKDQGFGTTSYDKQVNYQIALEGELSRSISTLNGVQNARVHLVIPPKTYYNPGQEVKPKASVLVMLNPGTTLSKEQIRGIIQLVSGAVQGLTADNIKVVDNFSRDLSSSVISDGSVGFASTKFQLKKEIEDYYSEKIQKNLQAVFGFGNIVVISEVELNWQKLEEQQKQLVPTNKTNGIILSQQTEQEQSKNYDNSANGVPGTTSNIPPFSNQTTNGNTSSDYLKSKTITNYDVGEIIKKTTEDKNGEISKKSFTVFIDFKNANITENDTIKKQIQEAISTATGVETKLVSIVPLKFNRQIENMRSKIEEEQKNKQRLTVLIFIFMLVVIFATLTMFMFVKYSKKKKVYNLVEQRKRKLEDRVKEVVGEVEEEVEEYNPAVETQRKIENIVDTRIEDVVEIIKIWMNSQ; from the coding sequence ATGCAAGACTTTATTAATAATTTTTTAGAATGGTGGAAAAATTTAAATAAAAAAAATAAAGTAATATATTCATTGACTATTAGTGTAAGTATAATAATAATTATTATATTATTTTTTATAATAAGTGCACCTAAATATAAGTTTTTAATATCTGGTGTAAGTGAAACATCTTCTGGTTCAATAATTCAAAAATTAGAGGAATTAAATATTCCTTATAAAGTAACAAGTGGTGGAAGTATTTATGTAGCAAAAACCGATCCAAATGCATTAAGAATGAAATTAGCTACTAATGGTTCTCTTGGTGGAAGTGTAAAAGGTTATGAGCTTTTAAAAGATCAAGGATTTGGTACAACAAGTTATGATAAACAAGTCAATTATCAAATAGCTCTTGAAGGAGAATTATCAAGAAGTATTTCCACATTAAATGGCGTTCAAAATGCAAGAGTTCATTTAGTAATACCACCAAAAACATATTATAATCCCGGTCAAGAAGTTAAACCAAAAGCTTCGGTTTTAGTAATGTTGAATCCAGGAACAACTTTATCAAAAGAACAAATTAGAGGTATAATACAGTTAGTTTCAGGAGCTGTACAAGGATTAACAGCTGATAATATAAAGGTTGTTGATAATTTTTCAAGAGATTTAAGTAGTTCGGTTATTTCTGATGGAAGTGTTGGCTTTGCAAGTACAAAATTTCAATTAAAAAAAGAAATTGAAGATTATTATTCTGAAAAAATACAGAAAAATCTTCAAGCTGTTTTTGGATTTGGAAATATAGTTGTTATATCAGAAGTTGAATTAAATTGGCAAAAATTGGAAGAACAGCAAAAGCAATTAGTTCCAACAAATAAAACAAATGGTATAATTTTAAGTCAACAAACAGAACAAGAACAGTCGAAAAATTATGATAATTCAGCAAATGGTGTACCTGGAACAACTTCTAATATACCACCATTTAGTAATCAAACCACTAATGGAAATACTTCAAGTGATTATTTAAAGAGTAAAACTATAACAAATTATGATGTTGGTGAGATAATAAAAAAGACAACTGAAGATAAAAATGGAGAAATATCTAAAAAAAGTTTTACAGTTTTTATTGATTTTAAAAATGCTAATATTACAGAAAATGATACAATAAAAAAGCAAATTCAAGAAGCAATTTCGACAGCAACAGGTGTTGAAACAAAATTAGTATCTATAGTTCCTCTAAAATTTAACAGACAAATTGAAAATATGAGATCAAAAATTGAGGAAGAGCAAAAGAACAAACAAAGATTAACAGTTTTAATATTTATATTTATGTTGGTCGTTATTTTTGCTACATTAACGATGTTTATGTTTGTAAAATATTCGAAAAAGAAAAAAGTTTATAATCTTGTTGAACAAAGAAAGAGGAAGTTAGAAGATAGAGTAAAAGAGGTTGTTGGTGAAGTGGAAGAAGAAGTTGAAGAATATAATCCAGCTGTGGAAACACAAAGAAAGATTGAAAATATTGTTGATACTAGAATAGAAGACGTTGTTGAAATAATAAAAATTTGGATGAATAGTCAATGA
- a CDS encoding FliI/YscN family ATPase codes for MKALDFEKVLSIFKEKINKKEILSLEGKVVRIVGVTIEAIGPDAAVGDLCSIKLKDKNEALAEMVGFSDNRTLLMPFEEINGLYVGASVKKKDERVSVKVGENILGKVLDGLGRPIDGNSIKSKEEKSIYDSPPNPLIRKRIDSPLSVGVRAIDGMMTLGKGQRISIMAGSGVGKSTLLGMIARNTEADINIIGLIGERGREVREFIERDLGEDGLKKSVVIVSTSDQPALMRVKALYTATTMAEYFRDKGKNVLLMVDSLTRWAMAQREIGLSIGEPPATRGYTPSVFANLPKILERAGNSSVGTMTGIYTVLVEGDDMNDPIGDAVRGIVDGHIVLSRKLADSAHYPAIDILSSVSRLMSSVSSKEHLEAMRKIKDLYATYKEAKDLIEVGAYKSGMNKKIDASILEIENINNFLTQGVNEYDSFDNIVNKLITISNRCNI; via the coding sequence ATGAAAGCACTTGATTTTGAAAAGGTACTTTCAATATTTAAAGAAAAAATAAATAAAAAAGAAATACTATCCCTTGAAGGAAAAGTAGTAAGAATTGTTGGTGTTACAATTGAAGCTATAGGTCCAGATGCTGCTGTTGGAGATTTATGTTCAATTAAGTTAAAAGATAAAAATGAAGCTTTAGCAGAAATGGTTGGCTTTTCTGATAACAGAACGCTTTTAATGCCTTTTGAAGAGATAAATGGATTGTATGTTGGAGCTTCTGTAAAGAAAAAAGATGAAAGAGTTTCAGTAAAAGTTGGAGAAAATATATTAGGAAAAGTATTAGATGGACTTGGAAGACCTATTGATGGAAATAGTATAAAATCAAAAGAGGAAAAAAGTATATATGATTCACCACCAAATCCTTTAATAAGAAAAAGGATTGATTCGCCTCTTTCTGTTGGAGTTAGAGCAATCGATGGAATGATGACTTTGGGAAAGGGACAAAGAATTAGTATAATGGCTGGAAGTGGTGTTGGAAAAAGTACGCTTTTAGGGATGATTGCAAGAAATACAGAAGCCGACATAAATATAATAGGATTAATTGGAGAACGTGGAAGAGAAGTTAGAGAATTTATTGAAAGAGATCTGGGAGAAGATGGATTGAAAAAATCTGTTGTAATTGTATCTACTTCAGATCAACCAGCTTTAATGAGAGTTAAAGCATTATATACTGCTACTACAATGGCTGAATATTTTAGAGATAAAGGAAAAAATGTTTTATTAATGGTAGACTCTTTAACAAGGTGGGCTATGGCTCAAAGAGAAATTGGATTATCTATAGGTGAACCTCCTGCAACAAGAGGATATACACCAAGTGTTTTTGCTAATCTTCCTAAAATTCTTGAAAGAGCTGGTAATTCATCTGTAGGAACTATGACGGGTATATACACTGTATTAGTTGAAGGGGATGATATGAATGATCCTATTGGAGATGCTGTAAGAGGAATTGTTGATGGACATATTGTATTATCAAGAAAACTTGCTGATTCAGCTCATTATCCTGCAATAGATATTCTTTCAAGTGTTAGTAGACTTATGAGTAGTGTTTCTTCAAAAGAACATTTAGAGGCTATGAGAAAGATAAAAGATTTATATGCAACATATAAAGAAGCAAAAGACTTAATAGAAGTTGGGGCATATAAAAGCGGTATGAATAAAAAAATAGATGCATCAATTTTGGAAATAGAAAATATTAATAATTTTTTAACTCAAGGGGTAAATGAATATGACTCATTTGATAATATAGTAAATAAATTAATAACTATTTCTAATAGATGTAATATTTAA
- a CDS encoding carbohydrate ABC transporter permease — MDYKKFWKTISSTFIYLLVAGGAVVMILPFAWMIMTSLKTDGEVNSWPPSWITKNFKSENIVNVIPESSTFSSKGTLSLAEFRTLSKKIEYNPYKVNYFIDDDPLRRGVVTLKINNLTYTDNEKLKVLMNKIFEYLNVNDVRKDLKTKIIDKDLTSENFEKIYFSLFSKEDGYYKKTNIIKNILLDLNKSSKFLEILEQKNINRLPQFRLKSNMTQEEKDEINSSKDKFKSYIISLNDKIKKVSKDIEEYSKGLGIIKFETSKSIELELKNLSNNFIKYNDKILSKTNLLMSKNIYNKVNENILTLNFYNEFFTLYKKIQNKNVNDFVVKFVIPQKKDMYNNIISNIKISDFPKYFKDKVIELASVSKILKLKDNVVNYYENSIINEIKNNYIRNSDELSKIIEILRTLSKNNANLSNANLYISKNDLSLLNKNIKGKEEEFLQTLNKRREYDSLFEKFGTFFENNISKAKILEGNDYIKEVLFKNNSNIVFYTKNMYSSWLFDEKPEVKVKYTFSQVIANIFQNYVDAWNAAPFSKYYANTVLMASMTTILEIIFASMAAFAFAKFNFFGKNFIFSLFLATMMVPGEVMLVPNYITISRFQWIDTYYALIVPWIVSVFAIFLLRQQFMTIPNDLWDAAKIDGSSSWRFLWTVMVPLSKPSIVTGALLKFVGSWNAFLWVLIVTKTPEMRTLAVGLQTFRSESGDIYNLMMAASTFSVLPIVIIFILLQKYFVAGISRSGLKG; from the coding sequence ATGGATTATAAAAAATTTTGGAAAACAATTAGTTCAACATTTATATATTTATTGGTTGCAGGTGGAGCCGTAGTTATGATATTACCATTTGCATGGATGATAATGACATCATTAAAAACAGATGGTGAAGTTAACTCTTGGCCACCATCTTGGATTACAAAAAATTTTAAAAGTGAAAATATTGTGAATGTAATCCCTGAATCATCAACATTTTCATCTAAAGGAACTCTAAGTTTGGCGGAATTTAGAACATTATCAAAAAAAATTGAGTATAATCCTTACAAAGTAAATTATTTTATTGATGATGATCCATTGAGAAGAGGTGTTGTAACTCTTAAAATAAATAATCTTACTTATACCGATAATGAAAAACTTAAAGTTTTAATGAATAAAATATTTGAATATTTAAATGTAAATGACGTTAGAAAAGATTTAAAAACAAAGATTATAGATAAAGATTTGACTTCTGAAAACTTTGAAAAAATTTATTTTTCTCTTTTTTCAAAAGAAGATGGTTATTATAAAAAAACTAATATTATAAAGAATATTTTATTAGATTTAAATAAAAGCTCTAAATTTTTAGAAATATTGGAACAAAAAAACATAAATAGATTACCTCAATTTAGATTAAAATCAAATATGACACAAGAAGAAAAAGATGAAATAAATTCTTCAAAAGATAAATTTAAGAGTTATATAATAAGTTTAAATGATAAAATAAAAAAAGTATCAAAAGACATTGAAGAGTATTCAAAAGGATTAGGAATTATTAAATTTGAAACATCTAAATCAATTGAGTTAGAATTAAAAAATCTTTCAAATAATTTCATAAAATATAATGATAAAATTTTATCTAAAACTAATTTGTTAATGAGTAAAAATATATATAATAAAGTAAATGAAAATATTTTAACTTTAAATTTTTATAATGAATTTTTTACATTATACAAAAAAATTCAAAATAAAAATGTAAATGATTTTGTAGTAAAATTTGTTATACCTCAAAAAAAGGATATGTATAACAATATAATATCTAATATTAAAATTTCGGATTTTCCAAAATATTTTAAGGATAAAGTAATAGAATTAGCTTCTGTCAGCAAAATTTTGAAATTAAAAGATAATGTGGTTAATTATTATGAAAATTCAATAATAAATGAAATAAAAAATAATTATATAAGAAATTCAGATGAGCTATCAAAAATTATAGAGATTTTAAGAACTCTTTCTAAAAATAATGCAAATTTATCAAATGCAAATTTATATATTTCAAAAAATGATTTAAGTTTGTTAAATAAAAATATAAAAGGAAAAGAAGAAGAATTTTTACAGACTTTAAATAAAAGAAGAGAATATGATTCATTATTTGAAAAATTTGGAACTTTTTTTGAAAATAATATATCAAAGGCAAAAATATTAGAAGGAAATGATTATATAAAAGAAGTTTTATTTAAAAATAATTCTAATATAGTATTTTATACAAAAAATATGTATTCTTCGTGGTTGTTTGATGAAAAGCCTGAAGTTAAAGTTAAATATACTTTTTCACAAGTAATAGCTAATATATTTCAAAATTATGTAGATGCTTGGAATGCTGCACCATTTTCTAAGTATTATGCGAATACAGTTTTAATGGCATCAATGACTACTATACTTGAAATAATATTTGCATCTATGGCTGCATTTGCATTTGCAAAATTTAATTTTTTTGGAAAAAACTTTATATTTTCATTATTTCTTGCTACTATGATGGTTCCTGGTGAAGTAATGCTTGTCCCAAATTATATTACAATAAGTAGATTTCAATGGATAGATACTTATTATGCTCTTATAGTACCTTGGATAGTAAGTGTTTTTGCAATTTTCCTATTAAGACAGCAATTTATGACTATACCAAATGATTTATGGGATGCTGCAAAAATTGATGGTTCTTCGAGCTGGAGGTTTTTATGGACAGTAATGGTACCATTAAGCAAACCATCAATTGTAACTGGAGCTTTACTAAAGTTTGTTGGTAGCTGGAATGCTTTTTTATGGGTTTTAATAGTTACAAAAACACCAGAGATGAGAACTCTTGCCGTTGGATTACAAACTTTTAGATCTGAGTCAGGAGATATTTATAATCTTATGATGGCAGCATCAACATTTTCTGTGTTACCAATTGTAATAATATTTATTTTACTGCAAAAATATTTTGTTGCTGGAATTTCAAGGTCTGGATTGAAAGGCTAA
- the fliG gene encoding flagellar motor switch protein FliG gives MSKEPELTGLRKSAILLILMGHERAGRVLKKLNDSQVEQLTLEVANMGQVDEAIKNTVTSEFFELAKIKEFINKGGVDYAKELLEEAFGPEKAIEIIEKLVSNLQVKPFDFLRKIDVSQMVNVLQNEHPQTISLVLCYLPPSTSSQIIAGLPETLQVDVLKRISIMNSATPDIVKEIESKMKDRLSTFTVQTFSQVGGIEVSAEIMNNIDRVVQKNIFDRMSERDPKLSEEIRKRMFVFEDLVKLDNRAIQRINREIDTKDLTIALKGASEELKEIIFSNMSKRAAQMIKEELEFMGPVRVKDVDEAQQRIVNIVRKLEEAGEIIIGGGGGEELIV, from the coding sequence ATGTCTAAAGAACCCGAACTTACCGGGCTGAGAAAGTCTGCAATTCTTTTAATTTTAATGGGGCATGAAAGAGCCGGTAGAGTTTTAAAAAAATTAAATGATTCACAAGTAGAACAATTAACACTCGAAGTTGCAAATATGGGACAAGTTGATGAGGCAATAAAAAATACTGTTACATCAGAATTTTTTGAGCTTGCAAAGATAAAAGAATTTATAAATAAAGGTGGAGTTGACTATGCAAAAGAACTCCTTGAAGAAGCTTTTGGGCCTGAAAAAGCAATTGAAATTATAGAGAAATTAGTTTCTAATTTACAAGTAAAACCATTTGATTTTTTACGGAAAATAGATGTTTCGCAAATGGTAAATGTCTTGCAAAATGAACATCCACAAACTATTTCTTTAGTTTTATGCTATTTACCTCCATCTACTTCTTCTCAGATAATAGCTGGATTACCAGAAACTTTGCAAGTAGATGTTTTAAAAAGAATTTCAATAATGAATTCTGCTACTCCTGATATAGTAAAAGAAATAGAATCAAAAATGAAAGATAGACTTTCTACATTTACAGTTCAAACTTTTTCACAAGTTGGTGGAATTGAAGTTTCTGCTGAAATAATGAATAATATTGATAGAGTTGTTCAAAAAAATATTTTTGATAGAATGTCAGAAAGAGATCCAAAGCTTTCTGAAGAAATTAGAAAGAGAATGTTTGTTTTTGAAGATTTAGTAAAATTAGATAATAGAGCAATTCAAAGAATAAATAGAGAAATTGATACCAAAGATTTAACTATAGCATTAAAAGGAGCTTCAGAAGAATTAAAAGAAATCATATTTAGTAATATGTCTAAGAGGGCTGCTCAAATGATAAAAGAAGAATTAGAATTTATGGGACCAGTTAGAGTTAAAGATGTTGATGAAGCACAGCAAAGAATAGTTAATATTGTTAGAAAATTAGAAGAAGCTGGCGAAATAATAATCGGCGGCGGAGGAGGAGAGGAGTTAATTGTATAA
- a CDS encoding class I SAM-dependent methyltransferase, with product MENQSMKWIFTTSHKPAKQQVLKAQHLATKYSGRYISRRHVGKYIDEKGFYFVVEKDMSLSAKWKGGSFFYHPSISKIKMKTYTKTGHDFLIESIAPSSDDKVLDLTMGLGSEALLIANFAKEVIGVEGAFPTYLVVKEGLKNYKYKENWMIKASKKIKIINNNYKNYIRLFKDNSIDIVYCDPMFENPNYKSSSLNPLRRFAVYDLLTQEDINEMVRISKKRVIIKARDIDSIWNRIKVEKKMGSKRSGIIFGVIEKK from the coding sequence ATGGAAAATCAATCTATGAAGTGGATATTCACAACGTCGCACAAACCAGCCAAGCAACAAGTACTAAAAGCACAACACCTAGCAACTAAATATTCTGGAAGATATATTTCAAGAAGACATGTTGGAAAATATATTGATGAAAAAGGATTTTATTTTGTTGTTGAAAAGGATATGAGTTTAAGTGCTAAATGGAAAGGTGGAAGCTTTTTTTATCATCCATCAATTTCTAAAATAAAAATGAAAACATATACTAAGACGGGTCATGATTTTTTAATTGAATCAATAGCGCCATCTAGTGATGATAAAGTTTTAGATTTAACAATGGGATTGGGGAGTGAAGCTTTATTAATAGCTAATTTTGCTAAAGAAGTTATAGGAGTAGAAGGTGCATTTCCAACATATCTTGTAGTAAAAGAAGGATTAAAAAATTATAAATATAAAGAAAATTGGATGATAAAAGCATCAAAAAAGATAAAAATTATAAATAATAATTATAAAAATTATATTAGACTTTTTAAAGATAATAGTATTGATATTGTTTATTGTGATCCAATGTTTGAAAATCCAAATTATAAGTCAAGTTCTTTAAATCCATTGAGAAGATTTGCAGTTTATGATTTATTAACTCAAGAAGATATAAATGAAATGGTTAGGATTTCTAAAAAAAGGGTTATAATAAAAGCAAGAGATATTGATAGTATTTGGAATAGAATAAAAGTAGAAAAAAAGATGGGTAGTAAAAGAAGTGGGATAATTTTTGGAGTGATTGAAAAAAAATGA